A single window of Cytobacillus luteolus DNA harbors:
- the rnc gene encoding ribonuclease III yields the protein MIKRVNRKEKNNVGAKFAAFQEQIGITFTNEKLLIQAFTHSSYVNEHRKKPYEDNERLEFLGDAVLELTISEFLYKKYPIMSEGELTKLRASIVCEPSLVSFANQLSFGELVLLGKGEELTGGRARPALLADVFEAFIGALYLDLGIGKVCEFLEKVVFPRINEGAFSHVMDYKSQLQELIQRDARGMLEYKVLQEKGPAHNREFMSRVSLEGEELGIGIGKSKKEAEQKAAQVALKVLLEKMS from the coding sequence ATGATAAAACGAGTGAATCGCAAAGAGAAGAACAATGTAGGTGCAAAATTCGCAGCCTTTCAAGAGCAAATTGGTATAACATTTACCAATGAAAAACTACTAATACAAGCATTTACTCATTCATCGTATGTGAATGAGCATCGCAAGAAACCGTATGAAGATAATGAACGGTTAGAATTTTTAGGAGATGCAGTACTAGAGCTTACTATTTCTGAATTCCTATATAAAAAATATCCAATAATGAGTGAAGGTGAATTAACAAAGCTCCGTGCTTCGATTGTTTGTGAACCCTCTTTAGTTTCTTTTGCTAACCAGCTTTCATTTGGAGAATTGGTATTACTTGGCAAAGGTGAAGAATTAACTGGTGGGAGAGCACGTCCAGCACTACTTGCCGATGTATTCGAAGCTTTTATTGGTGCATTATATTTGGATCTAGGGATTGGTAAGGTTTGTGAGTTCTTAGAGAAAGTTGTGTTTCCAAGAATTAATGAAGGTGCTTTTTCTCATGTGATGGATTACAAAAGTCAGTTGCAAGAACTAATACAACGAGACGCACGTGGAATGCTTGAGTATAAAGTTTTACAAGAAAAAGGCCCTGCACATAATCGTGAGTTTATGTCTAGAGTTTCCCTTGAAGGTGAAGAGCTTGGCATTGGTATTGGTAAATCAAAAAAAGAGGCAGAACAGAAGGCGGCTCAGGTTGCTTTAAAAGTGTTACTAGAAAAAATGAGTTAA
- the acpP gene encoding acyl carrier protein: protein MADVLERVTKIIVDRLGVDEAEVKLESSFKDDLGADSLDVVELVMELEDEFDMEISDDDAEKIATVGDAVNYINSQL from the coding sequence ATGGCAGATGTTTTAGAACGTGTAACAAAAATTATCGTAGATCGTTTAGGCGTAGATGAAGCTGAAGTTAAGCTAGAGTCTTCTTTTAAAGATGATCTTGGGGCTGATTCCCTTGATGTAGTTGAACTTGTTATGGAACTTGAAGATGAGTTCGATATGGAAATCTCTGATGATGATGCAGAAAAAATCGCAACTGTTGGCGATGCTGTTAACTACATAAATAGCCAGCTTTAA
- the fabG gene encoding 3-oxoacyl-[acyl-carrier-protein] reductase, with protein MLNGKVALVTGASRGIGRAIAVELARQGANVAVNYSGSEAKANEVVDEIKALGRESFAIQSNVGDSDSVQNMVKEVISTFGTIDILVNNAGITRDNLLMRMKEDEWDDVININLKGVFNCTKAVTRQMMKQRSGRIINIASIVGVSGNPGQANYVAAKAGVIGLTKTAAKELASRNITVNAIAPGFITTDMTDKLPEEVKAEMLRQIPLGKFGEPKDIANVVLFLASEQSNYMTGQTLHVDGGMVM; from the coding sequence ATGCTTAATGGTAAGGTTGCGTTAGTTACTGGAGCCTCTAGAGGAATAGGCCGTGCAATTGCAGTGGAATTAGCAAGACAAGGTGCAAACGTTGCAGTCAATTACTCAGGTAGTGAAGCAAAGGCGAACGAAGTAGTTGATGAGATTAAGGCATTAGGAAGAGAATCGTTTGCAATTCAATCTAACGTAGGAGATAGTGACTCTGTTCAGAATATGGTAAAAGAGGTCATTTCTACCTTTGGTACGATTGATATTTTAGTAAACAATGCTGGAATCACTAGAGATAACTTGCTAATGAGAATGAAAGAGGACGAATGGGATGATGTAATTAACATCAATCTAAAAGGTGTCTTTAACTGTACTAAAGCAGTTACAAGGCAAATGATGAAGCAACGATCAGGAAGAATTATTAACATCGCATCTATTGTCGGTGTGAGTGGTAACCCAGGTCAGGCTAATTATGTTGCAGCAAAAGCTGGTGTGATTGGACTAACAAAAACAGCTGCAAAGGAGCTTGCTTCTAGGAATATTACTGTAAATGCAATTGCTCCTGGATTTATAACTACTGATATGACTGACAAATTACCTGAAGAGGTAAAAGCGGAGATGTTAAGACAAATCCCGTTAGGTAAATTCGGAGAACCAAAAGATATTGCCAATGTTGTTCTATTCCTTGCATCAGAGCAAAGCAATTATATGACTGGACAAACTCTCCATGTTGACGGTGGAATGGTCATGTAA